A genomic window from Meleagris gallopavo isolate NT-WF06-2002-E0010 breed Aviagen turkey brand Nicholas breeding stock chromosome 30, Turkey_5.1, whole genome shotgun sequence includes:
- the AMH gene encoding LOW QUALITY PROTEIN: muellerian-inhibiting factor (The sequence of the model RefSeq protein was modified relative to this genomic sequence to represent the inferred CDS: deleted 1 base in 1 codon) has protein sequence MPPAGSQGLLCLCSPQSLCFTRDTQYLLLRASVAAVTSSSKELSFQASLTIRHRGDGGAPLSLMETQQLLFGSDEKCFTRMTPVLLLLAGSTPEDDAASPSSYLSASGVVDVAPYPQLSPPHPGTAEPPSHTTASPANTTSPTAGDSGQFLGVLTLFIRRVLSPRSEPPTQPSSQHWLDFQMMETLPHQLLNLSETAALERLVQSEEPSVLLFPQEGGVGLEQHFGDWQLEGTVLQLLMGKLQAVIHDLRDIPEFQANTGLFQQLLSFCYHPPGPAAGGQPPGSGKLHALLLLKALQTVRARWQERRKVLRQNRSARHQAHCRLQELTIDLRDRNFIVMPTVYAANNCEGPCKLPLSTRVPGYHSHTVLLLGMQERGSPLQRAPCCVPVRYSDQLIISVSAEGLEVRKFPNMVAEECGCR, from the exons ATGCCTCCTGCAGGATCTCAGGGGCTCTTGTGCCTTTGCTCCCCACAGAGCCTTTGCTTCACTAGGGATACCCAGTACCTGCTCCTCAGAGCCTCGGTGGCTGCCGTgaccagcagcagcaaggagctgaGCTTCCAGGCGTCCCTGACCATCAGGCACCGA GGGGATGGAG GTGCCCCTCTGTCCCTCATGGAGACCCAGCAGCTCCTCTTTGGCTCAGATGAGAAATGTTTCACCAGGATGAcacctgtgctgctcctgctggctggtTCAACACCTGAGGATGATGCTGCATCCCCTTCCTCCTATCTCTCTGCCAGTGGGGTGGTGGATGTGGCTCCCTATCCACAGCTCAG CCCACCCCATCCCGGCACCGCAGAGCCGCCGTCCCACACCACTGCCAGCCCAGCCAACACCACATCCCCAACGGCAGGAGACAGCGGGCAGTTCCTGGGTGTGCTGACCCTCTTCATCCGCCGGGTGCTGAGCCCCCGCAGCGAGCCGCccacccagcccagctcccagcactggCTGGACTTCCAGATGATGGAGACGCTCCCGCACCAACTGCTCAACCTGTCGGAGACGGCCGCCCTGGAGCGCCTGGTGCAGTCAGAGGAGCCCTCGGTGCTGCTTTTCCCCCAGGAGGGCGGCGTGGGGCTGGAGCAGCATTTTGGGGACTGGCAGCTGGAGGGGAcggtgctgcagctgctgatgggCAAACTGCAGGCTGTGATCCACGACCTGAGGGACATCCCGGAGTTCCAAGCCAACACGGGGctcttccagcagctcctgagcTTCTGCTACCACCCTCCAGGGCCGGCCGCGGGCGGGCAGCCCCCAGGTTCGGGGAAGCTGCAcgcattgctgctgctgaaggcgCTGCAAACGGTGCGGGCGCGTTggcaggagaggaggaaagtCCTGCGGCAAAACCGCAGCGCGCGGCACCAGGCGCACTGCCggctgcaggagctgaccatCGACCTGCGCGACCGCAACTTCATCGTCATGCCCACCGTCTATGCGGCCAACAACTGCGAGGGGCCCTGCAAGCTGCCCCTCTCCACCCGCGTGCCCGGCTACCACTCGCAcaccgtgctgctgctgggcatgCAGGAGCGGGGCTCGCCGCTGCAGCGCGCTCCGTGCTGCGTGCCCGTCCGTTACTCGGACCAGCTCATCATCAGCGTGTCGGCCGAGGGGTTGGAGGTGCGCAAGTTCCCCAACATGGTGGCGGAGGAGTGCGGCTGTCGGTAG